From Hymenobacter sediminicola:
TCATCGGGGTCCGATACGTCGGCTGGAATGGCAAGGCCCTGGGTTTTGTTCGCCACTTCTTCGAGTTCATCGGCGGAGCGGGCTACACATACCACTTTGGCACCTTGCATGGCCAGCAGCAGTGCTGTGGCGCGCCCAATGCCCCGGGATGCTCCCGTGACGATGGCAACTTGGTCGGTGAGGTCAGTCATGGCAATACACTTCAGAGGAAAGCTTATCTACAAGGTATAGCAAACGCAGGTTGTTCCTTTCCGCCCCCTGTTTTTACTTCTGCAGTTCCACTACCCACGCCGTGCGGCCCGGCAGCTTCACCGATTTCAGGTCCGCAACGGCCGCCCCCGTGGTAACTTCCGTGCCTGAGGAGAAGCCGTTGAGGCGCTCAGCAAACCGAGCCATGTCGACAGATTTTTCATCCTTGTTGGAGTTCATCATCACCATCACCGTGCCTGCATCAGAGTAGCGGAAATACGTATATATGCCGTCGTTCGGGATGAAATGCTGGTATTTGCCGGCGTGCAGGGCCGGGTGAGTTTTGCGGTAGTTGGCCAGCTTGCTTACGTAGTTGAAGGCTTCAGCCTCCTGCCCCGTGCGGTTCATGAACAGATTCTTCTTGTCGCCGGCCCAGCCGCCGGGAAAGTCCTCCCGCACCTTGCCATCGGGGTTGGAGTAGTTCTTCATCAGCACCTCGGTACCGTAGTAGAGCTGCGGAATGCCGCGCGTAGTCAGCAGCCAGGCCAGCCCCATCTTGTACTTCGCAAAGTCCTCTCCTATCACCGAGTAGAACCGGCTCATGTCGTGGTTATCCAAGAACACCACGTTGCGCATCGCGTCTTCGTAGAGCCAGTCGGCCTGCAGGGTATAGTACAGCTTGCTGATGCCTTCGGTCCAGCCGGCATCCTTGGTCAGGGCTTCGTTGATGGCGTACTGGCTCTGGAAGTCTAGTACGGAGGGCATATTACTCTTGAATCCATCAATTTCGGGCAGCACGTTTCGGGCAAAATAGGCCTGCTGCTGCGTGCCCTGCACCCAGGTTTCGGCAAACATGCCCAGTTTGGGGTACTCCTCCAGCACAGCCTTGCCCCAATCCATCAAGAACTTGCGGTCCGAGTAGGTATAAGTGTCTACGCGGTAAGCATCGAGGCCGGTATACTCCACCCACCAGATAAAATTCTGAATCAGGTAGGTGCTCACCAGCGGATTGCTCTGGTTGAGGTCGGCCATGGTAGTATCAAACCAGCCCTCCCCAAACTGCTTCCGGTCGTAGCCGGACACGTACGGGTCGTTGAAGGCAGCGTCGCGGAAGTTGCTGCGTGTGAAGGCTGGCCACTGATGAAACCAGTCTTTGGCCGGCGCATCCTGCACGAGGTAGCCCTGGGTGCCCATGTGGTTGAGTACCACGTCGTGCACCACTTTCAGCCCCTGCTGGTGTGCTTGCTGCACGAAGGCCACATAGTCGGCATTGGTGCCATAGCGGCGGTCCACGGCGTAGAAATCGGTGAGGGCGTAGCCGTGGTAGCTGGCTTTGGGCTGGTCGTTTTCTACTACCGGCGTGGGCCAAATAGCCGTGACACCCAACTCCTTGAGGTACCCAAAATGGTCGGCAATGCCTTTCAGGTCGCCGCCGTGGCGACTGTACATCGAGTCGCGGGCGGCGGCCGGCGCCTTCATGCCCTTGATGTAGTCATTCTTCGGGTCGCCGTTGGCAAACCGGTCGGGCATGAGCAGGTAGATAAAGTCAGCCGTTGTGACGCCCTGCACCTTGGTAGGGTCTTGGGGCGTAGTGCGGGCGCGCAGCTCGTAGTTGTAGCGCACCGTTTTCTTGCCCTTAAACTCCAGCGCCAGCTGCCCCGGTTTGGTAGCAGGCCCAATGGTGAGGTTGACGAGCAGGTAGTTGGGGTTTTCGAGCGTTTGCACACCGTCCAGCGTTACGCCGTCGTACTTCAGGCTCACTTTGCTGCTCCCGATTCCGGTGCCGTGCACAAGTAGCTGCAGTTTCGGGTTCTTCATGCCCACCCACCAGAATGTGGGGTCGATGCGCTGGATAGGAGCGTTTTTCTGGGCGGTGGCACTGGCCAGCATAGCACCGTTGGTAGCCAGGCGGGCCAGTGCCACCGGGTTGAGCTGGGCTTGTGCAGGCGGCGTGAGCAGAGGAGTAGCCAGCAGCGAACCGGCCAGCAGCAGAATACAGGAAGGAGTCATGAGCGCAGTGGGAATTCGGTCAGAAAGGCTGCCAAGTTACGCCGGGAAGCCGCCCAGAAGATAATGCTGAACTGCGCGGAATTAGTGTTGTGTTGACCGATTTTGCCACAATGTTTGCATGTAGCCCTACAATAGCGGCGTGGCAACAGGAAAATCCGATATTTGAATCCGCCGGACCCTGGTTGCTGGCCTTTCTTCCCTTACTGATTTTTCCCTTTATGGCTTTCGATTTCAAACCCTACACGCCGGCCTCCGAATTCACGACTCAGGCTGCGTATTTTTCCATGGAGTTTGCCCTGGACCAGGCCCTCAAAACCTATTCCGGCGGCTTAGGCTTCCTGGCCGGCTCGCACATGCGCTCCGCCTACGAGCTCAAGCAAAACCTCATTGGCATAGGTATTCTCTGGACGTTCGGCTACTACGACCAGGGCCGCAACGAGGACCAGACCATGCGCTGCGACTTTCGCCACAAGCACTACTCTTTCCTTGAGGACACCGGCCTGATCTTCCCCATCACCATTCATGGGGCAGAAGTGCAGGTGAAGGCTATGTACTTGGCGCCCGACACGTTCGGCACGGCCCCGATGTTCTTCTTGACGACCGACATTCCCGAAAACGACTACATCTCGCGCACCATCTCGCACCACCTCTACGACGCCGACACGGCGGCCCGCGTAGCGCAAAGCATTCTGCTGGGGGTAGGTGGCGGCAAGCTGCTGGACGTGTTGGGCGTGAAAATGGATGTGTATCACCTCAACGAAGGTCACGGCCTGCCACTGGCGTTCTACCTCTACGAAAAGCACGGCCGCAAGCTGGAAGAGGTGCAGAAGCGGCTCGTCTTCACGACGCACACGCCCGAGCTGGCCGGCAACGAGGAGCACCCCATGAAGCTGCTCACCGACATGACCTTCTTCGGCTCGGTACCCGCCGATGAAATCCGCCGCGTGGCGGGCGTAGAGCAGGAGATGCTGAATTACACGCTCACGGCGCTGCGCTTCTCGCGCAAAGCCAATGCCGTGAGCAAGGTACACGGTACCGTGGCCAACCAGATGTGGGGCGCCAACAAGGGTATCTGCTCCATTATTCCCATCACCAACTCCCAGAACGGCAGCTACTGGCGCGACCAGCAGTTGCACGAGGCCCTAGTAGCCAACGACGACCAGGCCCTGCTGGCCCGCAAGCGCAAGCTCAAGAAGCAGCTCTTCGACATCGTGGCCGACCAAACTGGTACTCTCCTCGACCCTGAGGTGCTAACCGTAGTATGGGCCCGCCGCTTTGCTGGCTACAAGCGCGCCGACCTGATTCTGCGCCATTTCGAGCGGTTCCAGGAATTGGTGAACCGCACCGACCGGCCGGTGCAGGTTATCTGGGCCGGCAAGCCCTACCCCAAGGACTACGGCGCCATTGGCCTGTTCAACGACATTATCCAGAAGACCAAAGGCCTGAAAACCTGCGCAGTACTCACCGGCTATGAGCTGGCCCTGTCCGGCTACCTCAAGCGCGGCTCCGATGTATGGCTGAACACGCCGCGTTTCCCGCGCGAAGCCTCCGGCACCAGCGGCATGACGGCCGCCATGAACGGCAGCCTGAGCCTGAGCATTGCCGATGGCTGGATTCCGGAGTTTGTGCGCCACGGCGAAAACGGCTTCCTCATCCCTCACACCGATATTTACCAGCCTGACCACGTGAAGGATAACATCGAAGCCACCAGCCTGCTGGATGTACTCGAAAACGAAATCATTCCGCTTTACTACAACGAGCCGGCCAAGTACCTGGCCGTGGCCAAAGCTGCCATGCGCGAAGTAGAACCCGAATTCGAGTCGGGCCGCATGGCGACAGAATATTACCAGAAGCTGTACAATGCCTAATTGCTAAGTGATTTGCCGTTAGGTATTTGTATGAAAAATAAAACGTCCTGCTGAACTCTCTTCGGCAGGACGTTTTGCTTTTCCAGCTACTGCTGCAGCACGCCGTTCAATACAGCCCACACGTTTTCAGCTAGTAGCTTATGGCCGGCGGCGTTGGGATGCACGCCGTCAGCTAGGTTTAGCTCGCGGCGGCCCAGCACGCCCTGAAGCAGGAAGGGCACGAAAGACAGGCTATTCTTCTCGGCCAGCAGGCGGAATGAGGCTTTGAATTCGGCGGCGTAGCGTCCATACTGGTGCCCCCCGAAGGCGCTCAGGTCGAAGGGAAACTCTAAGCCCACCAGCACAATGCGCGCCTCGGGATACTTTAGCCGCACCTGGTCGATGATGGCTTGCAGGTTCTGGGTGGTTTCGCGCACCGGAATACCGCGCAGACCGTCGTTGGCACCCAGTTCCAACACAAACACGTCTACCGGCTGGCGGGCCAGCACGGAGGCCACGCGCTGCCGGCCACCGGCGCTAGTTTCGCCACTCACGCCGTAGTTGAAGGTTTTGTAGGGTAAGTTCAGCGAATCGAGGCGCTGCTGGAGCAGGCTCGGGAAGGCGGCACTGGCAGGCAGTTGGTAGCCGGCCGTGAGGCTGTTGCCGAAGAAAATGATGTTTTGCATACGAGGCGGCGGTGCGGTGGTGGGCAGAGCGGCTGCGGAATCGGGAGTTCCGCAGGCGGCCAGCAGCAGGCACACGCAAATCAGGAGATACTGCATAAAACAGGCGCCCGGCAAAAGGCTAGGCACGCAGCGTATACTTGCCCGCCCCAGTTAAAAGTTGCCAGCCTCGTCAGCAATTTGCGGCGGAGCAAACTTTTTTACCGGTTTCCGGCTTTACCTTTGCTGCAGATAAGAATCATTCTTATCTGAGTATCTCGCTGATTTTCACGAAAACCTGATCTAATGCCCGTTATCAAAGCCACGGACGCCGAATTTGCCGAATTGCTCGAACAGAACGAGAAAGTAGTAGTGAAGTACTACGCCGATTGGTGCGGCAACTGCCGCCTGTTTTCTCCGAAATACAAGCGTATGGCTATTGCCATGCAGGAGCAGGGTATCAAGTTTTTGGATGTGAATGCCGAAACCAGCCCCGAAGCCCGCAAGCTGGCCAACGTTACGAACCTGCCTTTCTTCGCTGTTTTCCGCAACGGCGAGCTGCTGGAAACGGTAGCAGCCAGCAAGGAAGAAGCTGTTGCGGCCCTGATTTCGCGCCTCAACTAAGTCTGCCGTCCATGAAAATGCCCGTTATTAAGCGCTTGGTAGAAACCCAAACGCTGGAGTCCCTGGTAGCCGCCGAAGAAGCCCTACTAGAAGAACAGGAACTAGCTTTTGAGGTAGAAGGGGAAGACGAAGGCGAGAAACTGACGCACGTGTTTGCCGCCATCTTCATCCTCAATCACATGCAGGACCACGGCTCCCAGTTCAAGGACGCCCTTCGCGAGTACACCAAGAAAGTGCGCGTCTCCATCAGCTAAGATGGCTGCCACGCGCCTCATGAAAAAGGCCGGCCCTATCAGGGGCCGGCCTTTTTCATTTTTGGCAAAACTAAGGGTCTAGTTTCCCCACATTTTGCCAAAGTGTACTGTCGTCAGGCGCATTCCCTCCTCGGTGCAAAGGCCTCGAACGTAGGGGAAGAAAATGTTCCGATAGACATCAGCGAGGCTGGTGTGCTCAGGCGGGAAGTAGGTTTCGTTCAGGACCAGACTGAATTGCGCCACAATGATTCGGGCAATGAACGACGCGTCGAGGGCGGCACGAAGCTGACCCTCCTGAATACCCTCCTGAATGAGGCGAGTAAGCAGCGGATAGGCGTAGTCGTGCATGTGTTCCTGCATGGCATCCCAAACCAGAGGAAGCTGCTCCCGCACAATATGGTATTCGTGGTGGGAATTGCGTAGCTCCTGCACACTGTGGTGCAGTAGGGCCAGCAGGCATTCTATAGGCGTCGCCAGATTTGAGAAAAGCTCCTGTTGCTCATGGCGTTGCCGGGCTAGGTTATGGCGCGTTACCTGCAGCATCAGTTCCGCTTTGGAGCCAAAAACGGTGCGAAAAGTAGCGGGTGTCATGTCCAGAGCTACTGCCAGCTGTTCTTCATGCAGGAGGCGTATTCCCGCGTCGCGGAAGAGCTGGTTTGCC
This genomic window contains:
- a CDS encoding glycoside hydrolase family 13 protein; translation: MTPSCILLLAGSLLATPLLTPPAQAQLNPVALARLATNGAMLASATAQKNAPIQRIDPTFWWVGMKNPKLQLLVHGTGIGSSKVSLKYDGVTLDGVQTLENPNYLLVNLTIGPATKPGQLALEFKGKKTVRYNYELRARTTPQDPTKVQGVTTADFIYLLMPDRFANGDPKNDYIKGMKAPAAARDSMYSRHGGDLKGIADHFGYLKELGVTAIWPTPVVENDQPKASYHGYALTDFYAVDRRYGTNADYVAFVQQAHQQGLKVVHDVVLNHMGTQGYLVQDAPAKDWFHQWPAFTRSNFRDAAFNDPYVSGYDRKQFGEGWFDTTMADLNQSNPLVSTYLIQNFIWWVEYTGLDAYRVDTYTYSDRKFLMDWGKAVLEEYPKLGMFAETWVQGTQQQAYFARNVLPEIDGFKSNMPSVLDFQSQYAINEALTKDAGWTEGISKLYYTLQADWLYEDAMRNVVFLDNHDMSRFYSVIGEDFAKYKMGLAWLLTTRGIPQLYYGTEVLMKNYSNPDGKVREDFPGGWAGDKKNLFMNRTGQEAEAFNYVSKLANYRKTHPALHAGKYQHFIPNDGIYTYFRYSDAGTVMVMMNSNKDEKSVDMARFAERLNGFSSGTEVTTGAAVADLKSVKLPGRTAWVVELQK
- the glgP gene encoding alpha-glucan family phosphorylase, with product MAFDFKPYTPASEFTTQAAYFSMEFALDQALKTYSGGLGFLAGSHMRSAYELKQNLIGIGILWTFGYYDQGRNEDQTMRCDFRHKHYSFLEDTGLIFPITIHGAEVQVKAMYLAPDTFGTAPMFFLTTDIPENDYISRTISHHLYDADTAARVAQSILLGVGGGKLLDVLGVKMDVYHLNEGHGLPLAFYLYEKHGRKLEEVQKRLVFTTHTPELAGNEEHPMKLLTDMTFFGSVPADEIRRVAGVEQEMLNYTLTALRFSRKANAVSKVHGTVANQMWGANKGICSIIPITNSQNGSYWRDQQLHEALVANDDQALLARKRKLKKQLFDIVADQTGTLLDPEVLTVVWARRFAGYKRADLILRHFERFQELVNRTDRPVQVIWAGKPYPKDYGAIGLFNDIIQKTKGLKTCAVLTGYELALSGYLKRGSDVWLNTPRFPREASGTSGMTAAMNGSLSLSIADGWIPEFVRHGENGFLIPHTDIYQPDHVKDNIEATSLLDVLENEIIPLYYNEPAKYLAVAKAAMREVEPEFESGRMATEYYQKLYNA
- a CDS encoding arylesterase is translated as MQYLLICVCLLLAACGTPDSAAALPTTAPPPRMQNIIFFGNSLTAGYQLPASAAFPSLLQQRLDSLNLPYKTFNYGVSGETSAGGRQRVASVLARQPVDVFVLELGANDGLRGIPVRETTQNLQAIIDQVRLKYPEARIVLVGLEFPFDLSAFGGHQYGRYAAEFKASFRLLAEKNSLSFVPFLLQGVLGRRELNLADGVHPNAAGHKLLAENVWAVLNGVLQQ
- a CDS encoding thioredoxin family protein; this encodes MPVIKATDAEFAELLEQNEKVVVKYYADWCGNCRLFSPKYKRMAIAMQEQGIKFLDVNAETSPEARKLANVTNLPFFAVFRNGELLETVAASKEEAVAALISRLN
- a CDS encoding DUF6952 family protein gives rise to the protein MPVIKRLVETQTLESLVAAEEALLEEQELAFEVEGEDEGEKLTHVFAAIFILNHMQDHGSQFKDALREYTKKVRVSIS
- a CDS encoding TetR/AcrR family transcriptional regulator, whose product is MEQVLLHQLLERANQLFRDAGIRLLHEEQLAVALDMTPATFRTVFGSKAELMLQVTRHNLARQRHEQQELFSNLATPIECLLALLHHSVQELRNSHHEYHIVREQLPLVWDAMQEHMHDYAYPLLTRLIQEGIQEGQLRAALDASFIARIIVAQFSLVLNETYFPPEHTSLADVYRNIFFPYVRGLCTEEGMRLTTVHFGKMWGN